A single genomic interval of Verrucomicrobiota bacterium harbors:
- a CDS encoding kappa-carrageenase, whose protein sequence is MKPNRPLPVALLLAALLFGWMPDKQTSGEEISPPSKDAFHTLTDTSGRSIEARILHVDEVTAFIRRENGGDFELQLEMLDPSSRQLVAQWQTNYAHLTTETQLAYLRSLSEPPETVEEESTVDQNVDTPQTTVDGDPLPYLDNPDPTANWRLVDDFSDEFEGGYIDERKWFRFMRPWGERAWTPDNVWQEDGTLKIQAVYEPHTDSQGREFFYKLGILQSQTKTTYGYFEARIKGCSRFPGLCPAFWLYSNRGETNPDYPDVTYSEIDIVELQQGLYNPGLKRRVDVNYIDLNLHARIMEDGEEIWLRPNGVPELCRGGWEAPWDPRDDFHVYAVENTPEKITWYIDGEKMAEKENHYWHLPMNITLTMELRPPLIAWAGDGKRLPVPEAATPDGFPTHMEVDYVRTWVRDE, encoded by the coding sequence ATGAAACCGAATCGTCCACTTCCCGTCGCTTTGCTTCTTGCTGCTCTTCTCTTTGGCTGGATGCCCGATAAGCAGACATCGGGGGAGGAAATCTCACCACCTTCCAAAGATGCCTTCCACACGCTAACGGATACGAGCGGACGTTCCATCGAAGCTCGGATCCTTCATGTTGATGAAGTTACCGCATTCATTCGGCGGGAAAATGGTGGGGATTTCGAACTCCAGCTCGAGATGCTCGATCCGTCGAGCCGGCAACTGGTCGCTCAGTGGCAAACGAATTACGCTCATCTCACGACAGAAACGCAACTGGCTTACCTCAGAAGCCTCAGTGAACCGCCTGAGACAGTCGAAGAGGAAAGCACTGTCGACCAGAACGTCGATACGCCCCAGACCACGGTAGATGGAGACCCGTTGCCCTACCTCGATAACCCAGACCCCACGGCAAATTGGAGATTGGTAGATGATTTCTCTGATGAATTCGAGGGAGGGTATATCGACGAAAGGAAATGGTTTCGCTTTATGAGGCCTTGGGGAGAGCGCGCCTGGACACCCGATAACGTTTGGCAGGAAGATGGGACGTTGAAGATTCAGGCCGTTTACGAACCTCACACTGACTCCCAGGGTCGGGAGTTTTTCTACAAACTCGGTATCCTCCAGAGCCAAACGAAGACGACCTACGGCTATTTTGAGGCGCGGATAAAAGGTTGCAGTCGCTTCCCCGGCCTCTGTCCGGCCTTCTGGCTCTACAGCAACAGAGGAGAAACCAACCCGGACTACCCCGATGTCACCTACAGTGAGATCGACATCGTGGAGCTGCAGCAAGGTCTCTACAATCCCGGTTTGAAGCGGAGGGTTGATGTGAACTACATCGACTTAAACCTCCACGCCCGAATCATGGAAGACGGCGAAGAAATTTGGTTGCGCCCCAACGGCGTGCCGGAGCTCTGCCGTGGTGGATGGGAAGCCCCCTGGGATCCTCGCGACGATTTTCATGTTTATGCTGTCGAGAACACGCCGGAAAAGATCACTTGGTATATTGACGGTGAGAAAATGGCCGAAAAGGAAAACCACTACTGGCACCTTCCGATGAATATCACTTTGACCATGGAGCTACGTCCACCACTCATCGCCTGGGCAGGTGATGGCAAGCGTCTTCCTGTACCAGAGGCCGCAACCCCCGATGGCTTTCCAACCCACATGGAAGTCGACTACGTGCGGACGTGGGTGCGGGATGAGTAG
- a CDS encoding beta-agarase, which yields MRNLFFSVSATLAVACFSNAEDSILSSTPEESISKIVVRPEVTRAVGGVSEVDRKRYFAVADHGGGFDQRMPPEIYDYLVNDLGVSFGRQLGPVMWTAKSIGEDPNRPGFANTEKLRSSRVPESGVRFVDDLGPNLDVAAHGNHNAYPEYMGRYQLEGATYGGKPEWVPENIEAAVDLATAVFKYNYNDFTRPRYFEPLNEPHWKYFVDQHFADWHLAVKERFEEELPDVLVGGMCQSVSYFWRENYQNFNGMSGFYDNTDGQMDFYSFHTYDYFDWVDGDFRGRVQSGSPLEGSLDLLQNYTMLQDGKEVDVVISEQGGYINVQPKGEYDGERLAAQIAAEFFPEDTWENELKKRSIVAFVHTSSIIANTLTLMDHPHTVVKSVPFLLPNTWAWDPKYYAGLYVPENYTDESKWVPTHMLDFYKLFRGVDGRRVSVFSDDPDLQTRAFVDGSKLYLVINNQSWYPERVVLEGIATDEVELRRFGRNEDFTAYLDESNEPTPHQLEIAGRETIVLVADYGTEIAETSTVNEVNCYGDRTRVFLSEGADFKVKVPVEKEIEYAVLRVGLTRPSGSNPDPVITLNGQELDVPLEDAADRFDKGEYAMTKMVYLEPDQLLEENTINVSFDDGDDGAVGSVVIRAAVRE from the coding sequence GTGAGAAATCTATTCTTTTCCGTGTCTGCGACTCTTGCGGTCGCGTGTTTTTCAAACGCTGAAGATTCCATTCTTTCCTCAACACCTGAAGAAAGTATCTCGAAAATCGTTGTTCGTCCGGAAGTAACCCGGGCAGTCGGGGGCGTTTCCGAAGTGGATCGAAAACGTTATTTTGCCGTCGCTGATCACGGAGGAGGATTTGACCAGCGGATGCCTCCTGAGATTTACGACTACCTAGTCAACGATCTTGGCGTCAGTTTCGGTCGACAGCTGGGTCCAGTGATGTGGACGGCGAAATCCATCGGTGAAGACCCGAATCGTCCCGGCTTCGCTAACACCGAAAAGCTCAGAAGCAGTAGGGTGCCGGAATCCGGTGTGCGATTTGTGGATGACCTGGGCCCGAATCTCGATGTAGCCGCGCACGGCAATCATAATGCCTACCCCGAATACATGGGAAGATACCAGCTCGAGGGTGCGACCTATGGCGGTAAGCCGGAGTGGGTCCCGGAAAACATCGAGGCGGCGGTAGACCTTGCGACCGCTGTATTCAAATACAACTACAACGACTTCACTCGTCCGCGCTATTTCGAACCGCTGAATGAACCGCACTGGAAGTATTTTGTGGATCAACATTTCGCCGACTGGCACCTCGCGGTAAAGGAGCGATTTGAGGAGGAGTTGCCGGACGTTCTTGTGGGGGGTATGTGCCAATCGGTTTCCTACTTTTGGCGGGAGAACTACCAAAACTTTAATGGGATGTCCGGCTTCTACGACAACACCGATGGGCAGATGGATTTCTACTCTTTCCATACCTACGACTACTTTGACTGGGTCGATGGCGATTTCCGTGGCCGGGTGCAGTCCGGTAGCCCACTCGAAGGGTCGCTGGACCTCCTGCAGAACTACACGATGCTCCAGGATGGTAAGGAAGTGGATGTAGTGATCAGCGAGCAGGGTGGTTACATCAATGTGCAGCCGAAAGGCGAATACGATGGAGAGCGTCTCGCTGCTCAGATCGCTGCTGAGTTTTTTCCGGAAGATACCTGGGAAAACGAGCTGAAGAAGCGGTCGATCGTCGCCTTCGTCCATACCAGCAGCATCATCGCGAATACGCTCACGCTCATGGACCACCCCCATACCGTGGTGAAGTCGGTGCCTTTCCTCCTGCCCAACACATGGGCATGGGATCCGAAATACTATGCGGGTCTTTACGTGCCGGAAAACTATACCGACGAGTCAAAGTGGGTGCCCACTCACATGCTTGATTTCTACAAACTCTTTCGTGGTGTCGATGGAAGACGCGTCTCTGTTTTTTCCGACGACCCCGACTTGCAAACGCGTGCCTTCGTTGACGGCTCGAAGCTCTATCTAGTGATCAACAACCAGAGCTGGTATCCGGAACGAGTGGTTCTTGAGGGAATTGCAACTGACGAGGTCGAGCTTCGTCGGTTCGGTCGCAACGAGGATTTTACGGCTTACCTTGATGAGTCTAACGAACCTACGCCCCATCAGCTGGAGATTGCGGGTCGCGAGACGATAGTGCTCGTTGCGGATTACGGAACGGAGATTGCCGAGACTTCCACGGTCAATGAAGTGAACTGCTACGGGGATCGTACCCGAGTCTTTTTGTCTGAGGGTGCCGATTTTAAGGTAAAGGTTCCCGTTGAGAAAGAAATCGAATACGCGGTTCTTCGGGTGGGGTTAACCCGGCCGAGTGGTTCAAACCCTGATCCCGTCATCACACTCAATGGTCAAGAACTGGACGTGCCGCTCGAAGATGCGGCAGATCGTTTCGATAAAGGCGAATACGCTATGACAAAGATGGTTTATCTGGAGCCGGACCAGCTTCTCGAGGAAAACACAATCAATGTTTCGTTTGATGACGGGGATGATGGTGCGGTTGGTTCGGTAGTCATTCGGGCGGCGGTCCGCGAATGA
- a CDS encoding sulfatase-like hydrolase/transferase: protein MKKSAPILILLFAMLSAAYAERTQPNILFIITDDMFEDHYGFLGGESLTPHMDRLANEGIYFENGFVSSSVCSPSRYTAMAGHYASRCPQPYFQTGTTEDGVTRILWNLGFSEDQPNIPRVLQANGYATGFTGKWHLNGTMHLVTPIEKGSDPYDPEIQAIMHENQEIIANEIKRWGFDFAQAVYGGNPDDDKTLINTGTNVHNQEWNTKAAIDFIEANKDRPWYLYFAPTLMHVPDTYASLTGDPRLSGMGVLDEPIVGVQPSRESVLERTEAAGIPNRNKAATWLDDGIGAILAKIEELGLAEDTLVIYFNDNGMEYNSKGTNYQGGIRTQIMAYWPGVIEPGARPQELVQNVDFGTTFFDAAGITPPDDMILDGLSLMPVFRGESPEDWRTAVYSEIGLARAVSTSDWSYVAFYVPPSLERIKEERVKEAKEYYYGEMLEKNPWMADQYPFLEDAPYFQLGMSPGGFAFERWQLKDPENTPWASSYFDRDQLFNLQVDPKESTNLASNPEYAGRLEKMQKLLVEFLDDVPGTYPGLKD from the coding sequence ATGAAAAAGTCTGCCCCGATCCTTATTCTACTGTTCGCGATGCTCTCTGCGGCTTATGCCGAGCGCACCCAGCCGAACATTCTTTTCATCATCACAGATGACATGTTCGAGGACCACTACGGTTTCCTGGGAGGTGAATCCTTGACCCCTCACATGGACCGTCTGGCCAACGAAGGGATTTACTTCGAAAACGGGTTTGTTTCGTCGAGTGTGTGTTCGCCTAGTCGCTACACGGCGATGGCGGGTCACTACGCCAGCCGCTGCCCGCAACCTTATTTCCAGACGGGAACCACTGAGGATGGAGTAACCCGAATTCTTTGGAACCTAGGCTTTTCCGAGGATCAGCCAAACATTCCGAGGGTGCTCCAAGCTAATGGTTACGCGACAGGCTTTACCGGAAAATGGCATCTCAATGGAACAATGCATTTGGTGACGCCGATCGAGAAGGGTAGTGATCCGTATGATCCGGAGATTCAGGCCATCATGCACGAGAATCAGGAGATTATTGCCAACGAGATTAAGCGTTGGGGATTCGATTTCGCGCAGGCGGTCTACGGAGGCAATCCGGACGACGACAAGACGTTGATCAACACTGGGACAAACGTCCACAATCAGGAGTGGAACACGAAGGCCGCGATCGACTTCATCGAGGCTAACAAGGATCGGCCTTGGTATCTTTATTTCGCTCCAACGCTCATGCATGTACCGGATACCTACGCGTCTTTGACGGGTGATCCCCGCCTGAGCGGGATGGGTGTTTTGGATGAGCCGATTGTTGGGGTGCAGCCTTCCCGGGAATCCGTTCTTGAGCGAACTGAGGCAGCTGGGATACCCAATCGCAACAAGGCAGCGACTTGGCTCGACGACGGCATTGGCGCAATCTTAGCGAAGATAGAGGAGCTCGGCCTCGCGGAGGACACCCTCGTGATCTACTTCAACGACAACGGCATGGAGTACAACTCCAAGGGGACTAACTACCAAGGCGGGATTCGCACACAAATTATGGCCTATTGGCCTGGGGTGATCGAGCCCGGCGCGCGCCCACAGGAGCTGGTTCAAAACGTCGATTTTGGCACGACTTTTTTTGATGCGGCAGGGATTACGCCTCCTGATGATATGATTCTCGATGGTCTAAGCTTGATGCCGGTCTTCCGAGGTGAGTCTCCAGAGGATTGGCGGACAGCGGTTTACAGTGAGATCGGGCTGGCACGGGCGGTTTCGACCTCAGACTGGAGCTACGTGGCCTTTTACGTTCCGCCTAGTTTGGAAAGAATAAAGGAAGAGCGGGTCAAGGAAGCGAAAGAGTATTATTATGGAGAGATGCTCGAAAAGAATCCCTGGATGGCAGACCAATACCCTTTTCTTGAAGATGCACCTTACTTCCAACTCGGTATGTCACCAGGTGGTTTCGCATTTGAGCGTTGGCAGCTGAAGGATCCAGAGAACACCCCGTGGGCTTCGAGTTATTTTGATCGGGACCAATTGTTTAATCTACAAGTCGATCCCAAAGAATCGACCAACCTCGCCAGCAACCCCGAATACGCGGGTCGGCTGGAGAAAATGCAAAAGCTACTTGTCGAATTTCTGGACGACGTGCCCGGCACCTATCCGGGCCTAAAGGACTGA
- a CDS encoding glycosyl hydrolase: MSEEKKLSAASKRAIERGYWEKGSEWFCEFKLQDLGGDFAFEEGVIRRDPSAVLQVDGVYYCWYTKGTGETVGFGSEDPDDKVFPWDKTQVWYASSKDGWEWKEEGPAITQGPAGSFDDRACFTPEVLEHKGQFILVYQVVQAPYLNRSIEQVAMAVADSVHGPWRKLDAPILSPATNGKWKGDIDNRFIVEEKGDFDSHKTHDPCLLFFREKFYLYYKGETMGEEMTMGGREIKWGVAISDKLEGPYAKSPYNPITNSGHEVCCWNYKSGIAAMLITDGVEKNTIQFAEDGVNFEIMSHIKWGPEAAGLVKSLDANAEPLAGLDWGLCHQYDESWNWNYIRRFEKHIPWSEMGEYHC, from the coding sequence ATGTCTGAGGAGAAGAAACTGAGCGCCGCTTCGAAGCGAGCGATCGAGCGAGGCTATTGGGAGAAGGGTTCGGAGTGGTTCTGCGAGTTTAAACTTCAGGATCTCGGCGGGGACTTTGCTTTCGAAGAAGGCGTAATTCGTCGCGACCCGAGTGCCGTCCTTCAGGTCGACGGTGTCTACTACTGCTGGTATACCAAGGGAACTGGAGAGACGGTCGGATTTGGATCAGAAGACCCGGATGATAAGGTATTTCCCTGGGACAAGACGCAGGTTTGGTATGCCTCTTCAAAGGACGGATGGGAATGGAAGGAAGAGGGACCGGCGATTACCCAAGGGCCCGCCGGCTCTTTTGACGACCGGGCCTGTTTCACCCCCGAGGTGTTGGAGCACAAGGGACAGTTCATTCTCGTTTACCAAGTGGTCCAGGCGCCTTACCTGAACCGTTCGATTGAGCAAGTGGCGATGGCTGTTGCAGATAGTGTCCACGGCCCTTGGCGAAAGTTGGATGCGCCGATCTTATCGCCAGCGACCAATGGCAAATGGAAGGGTGATATCGACAATCGTTTCATCGTCGAGGAAAAGGGCGACTTCGATAGCCACAAGACGCACGACCCTTGCCTGCTCTTCTTTAGAGAGAAGTTTTACCTCTACTACAAGGGCGAGACCATGGGGGAGGAGATGACGATGGGCGGCCGCGAGATCAAGTGGGGGGTTGCGATTTCCGACAAGCTGGAGGGTCCTTATGCCAAATCACCTTACAACCCGATCACCAACAGCGGCCACGAAGTGTGTTGCTGGAATTATAAGTCCGGAATCGCGGCGATGCTGATCACCGACGGGGTCGAGAAGAATACCATTCAATTCGCTGAGGACGGCGTGAACTTTGAGATCATGTCCCACATTAAGTGGGGCCCGGAGGCCGCCGGGCTGGTCAAGAGCCTCGATGCCAATGCCGAACCGCTCGCCGGTCTCGATTGGGGCCTTTGCCACCAATATGATGAGAGCTGGAATTGGAACTATATCCGTCGTTTCGAAAAGCACATCCCCTGGAGCGAGATGGGCGAGTACCACTGTTAA
- a CDS encoding beta-agarase, whose amino-acid sequence MKNTFVFSASCTLFSCIVSHAADVEVHLRPDTIRNIGGVTTFDRDQFVTIHESYGSKDMTDEEIAFYEDTLDVRYGRDGGLLSWQASQVEADPMDPNMPSVESIKEAAELYRESLRGRQRDQHEKMREVVLCTHPELMHGVPGNDYTEWGPRNYEAAAEFTAQLLKHFFTDEDRPKYLEVFNEPFVKIKNIEGSSVQTMSEQHNVVAERVKELTPDVMVGGYAAAWIELEHDNFGHWDRWQKEFMDIAGENMDFFSYHLYDGVNVEGNPRDRTGSNSEAIMDIIDTYSYLRFGYAKPLMITEYGKIPDGNMDSLNYSPERSAGMLYSINGQHMTFMDHPDRILKAVPFILGKAMWTYDMDPDGEPGQANPFLLWRKDADGDFVMTDLFLFYDFWNGVEGEWRAATSSNPDVRVHLLEDDDRLIVILANLDRNPHTVSLSGLEGVDATSVRLRELVTDTEHPVVGERLMDRIPKTVELGAGMGAMIFIDLEEPLVPTRQLREYRVYAENYLEDIIADTPITFTFQNTPTGQGSAIVRVSPGRQLGKAVLPSSITFNGQPLDIPDNWAGDDQAGRSAFFGMIEFHVPMEIVGERNEVEIVYPDTGGKLASVVLQVNREEEV is encoded by the coding sequence ATGAAAAATACATTTGTATTCTCTGCGAGCTGCACACTTTTCTCGTGTATAGTCTCCCATGCTGCTGACGTTGAGGTCCATCTTCGCCCGGATACGATCCGCAACATAGGCGGCGTGACGACGTTTGATCGCGATCAGTTTGTGACTATCCACGAGTCTTATGGCTCGAAGGATATGACGGATGAGGAGATCGCGTTTTATGAGGATACACTCGACGTGCGTTATGGACGGGACGGGGGCTTGCTTTCGTGGCAGGCCTCTCAAGTGGAGGCGGATCCGATGGATCCGAACATGCCCTCTGTCGAAAGCATCAAAGAGGCTGCCGAGCTCTACCGCGAGAGCCTTCGCGGTCGGCAGCGGGATCAGCATGAGAAGATGCGGGAAGTGGTTCTTTGCACGCATCCTGAACTGATGCATGGAGTCCCGGGAAACGATTATACGGAATGGGGCCCGCGCAACTATGAGGCGGCGGCCGAATTTACGGCACAGCTGCTCAAGCATTTCTTTACCGATGAAGATCGACCGAAGTATTTGGAGGTGTTTAACGAGCCGTTTGTGAAGATCAAAAACATTGAGGGATCTTCCGTTCAGACGATGTCGGAACAACACAACGTCGTTGCCGAGCGTGTCAAAGAGCTCACCCCGGACGTAATGGTGGGAGGTTATGCGGCTGCATGGATCGAGCTCGAGCACGACAACTTCGGTCATTGGGATCGGTGGCAGAAAGAGTTCATGGACATCGCGGGTGAGAACATGGACTTCTTCTCCTACCACCTCTACGATGGCGTAAACGTTGAGGGAAATCCGCGCGATCGCACTGGGAGTAATTCTGAGGCGATCATGGATATCATCGATACCTACAGCTACCTGCGATTTGGCTACGCGAAGCCCCTCATGATTACCGAGTATGGAAAGATTCCGGACGGCAATATGGATTCGCTCAACTACAGCCCGGAGCGCTCGGCCGGAATGCTCTATTCGATCAACGGTCAGCACATGACCTTTATGGATCATCCGGACCGGATCCTGAAAGCCGTTCCGTTTATTCTTGGAAAGGCGATGTGGACTTACGATATGGATCCTGACGGAGAGCCTGGTCAGGCCAATCCTTTCCTGCTTTGGCGAAAAGATGCCGATGGAGACTTTGTCATGACCGATCTTTTTCTGTTCTACGATTTTTGGAACGGAGTCGAGGGAGAGTGGCGAGCGGCGACCAGTTCGAATCCAGACGTGCGGGTCCATCTGTTAGAGGACGATGACCGTTTGATCGTGATTCTCGCTAATCTGGACAGGAACCCCCACACCGTGTCCCTGTCCGGTTTGGAAGGAGTGGATGCGACTTCGGTCCGACTGCGTGAGCTGGTGACAGACACGGAACACCCCGTCGTAGGAGAACGACTGATGGACCGCATTCCAAAGACAGTCGAGCTGGGTGCAGGGATGGGGGCAATGATCTTCATCGACCTCGAGGAACCCCTGGTGCCGACTCGCCAGTTGCGGGAGTATCGCGTCTACGCGGAGAACTACCTGGAAGACATAATCGCGGATACGCCGATCACCTTTACCTTTCAAAACACGCCCACGGGTCAAGGGTCGGCTATTGTGCGCGTTTCGCCGGGGCGCCAACTGGGTAAAGCGGTCCTGCCGAGCAGCATCACCTTCAATGGACAGCCGCTTGACATCCCCGATAACTGGGCGGGCGACGATCAGGCAGGACGTTCAGCGTTCTTTGGGATGATCGAATTCCACGTCCCGATGGAGATCGTAGGTGAACGCAACGAAGTAGAGATAGTTTACCCGGACACCGGCGGAAAGCTCGCCAGTGTGGTGCTCCAGGTGAATCGCGAGGAGGAGGTTTAG